In one window of Microbacterium sp. PM5 DNA:
- the atpB gene encoding F0F1 ATP synthase subunit A: MTLTPTIVAPDHSGAPKLEPALFTQAATLIAKTAEDGGFHGPSIDEFFPDVLFSVLGVPVTRIHLIQFIATIGLVLFLWLGTRRMRVVPGRFQSIAEMGLDFVRVNIAEDLLGKKDGQRFLPILTTMFFMILFFNITGIIPFMNLAGTSIIAVPLMLAVISYVTFIYAGIKKSPKNFFKNALFPSGVPPFLYIIVTPLEFLSTFIIRPVTLTLRLLMNMIVGHLMLVLFFSATQFFLITLGGWWSALAAGSLAFGLAFTLFEILVAFLQAYVFTILTAVYIQLAVAEEH, from the coding sequence GTGACGCTCACACCGACCATCGTCGCACCGGATCACTCCGGTGCCCCGAAGCTGGAGCCAGCGCTGTTTACCCAAGCTGCGACACTGATCGCCAAGACCGCCGAAGACGGCGGCTTCCACGGCCCGTCCATCGATGAGTTCTTCCCGGACGTCCTTTTCAGCGTCCTGGGTGTCCCGGTCACGCGGATCCACCTCATCCAGTTCATCGCGACGATCGGTCTCGTGCTCTTCCTGTGGCTCGGCACTCGCCGTATGCGCGTGGTTCCGGGTCGGTTCCAGAGCATCGCGGAGATGGGCCTCGACTTCGTGCGGGTCAACATCGCCGAAGACCTGCTGGGCAAGAAGGACGGCCAGCGGTTCCTGCCGATCCTGACGACCATGTTCTTCATGATCCTGTTCTTCAACATCACAGGAATCATCCCGTTCATGAACCTGGCGGGCACGAGCATCATCGCCGTCCCGCTCATGCTGGCGGTCATCAGCTACGTCACGTTCATCTACGCCGGGATCAAGAAGAGCCCGAAGAACTTCTTCAAGAACGCACTGTTCCCCTCGGGCGTGCCCCCGTTCCTGTACATCATCGTCACGCCGCTCGAGTTCCTCTCGACGTTCATCATCCGACCCGTCACCCTGACGCTGCGACTGCTGATGAACATGATCGTCGGACACCTGATGCTCGTCCTGTTCTTCTCAGCGACGCAGTTCTTCCTCATCACCCTCGGTGGCTGGTGGTCGGCTCTGGCGGCGGGTTCGCTCGCCTTCGGTCTCGCCTTCACGCTGTTCGAGATCCTGGTGGCCTTCCTCCAGGCGTACGTCTTCACCATCCTCACCGCGGTCTACATCCAGCTCGCGGTCGCAGAAGAGCACTGA
- the atpE gene encoding ATP synthase F0 subunit C yields the protein MDAITVLAELKGNVATMGYGLAAIGPAIGVGIVVGKTIEGVARQPELAGRLQVLMWIGIAFTEALAFIGIAAGFIFV from the coding sequence GTGGACGCAATTACGGTTCTCGCCGAGCTCAAGGGCAACGTCGCGACGATGGGCTACGGCCTCGCCGCCATCGGCCCCGCCATCGGCGTGGGCATCGTCGTCGGCAAGACGATCGAGGGCGTCGCCCGTCAGCCCGAGCTGGCCGGTCGCCTGCAGGTCCTGATGTGGATCGGTATCGCCTTCACCGAGGCGCTCGCCTTCATCGGCATCGCCGCCGGCTTCATCTTCGTCTGA
- a CDS encoding F0F1 ATP synthase subunit B: protein MRNLVAYAAEESGHNPLIPAWYDIIWSGVCFVVILIVVWKVALPKMKVLLDQRAAAIEGNIAKADEAQRKAEAALEEYTAQLAEARKEAGEIRDAAREDGKKIVAEAKETASAEAARLTATAHTQIEAERQSALVSLRSEVGTLALDLAGGVIGESLTDDAKAKGVVDRFLADLEKAK from the coding sequence ATGCGCAATCTTGTCGCGTACGCCGCGGAAGAGTCGGGTCACAACCCGCTCATCCCCGCCTGGTACGACATCATCTGGTCGGGTGTCTGCTTCGTCGTCATCCTCATCGTTGTGTGGAAGGTCGCCCTCCCCAAGATGAAGGTGCTGCTGGATCAGCGCGCCGCCGCCATCGAAGGCAACATCGCGAAGGCCGACGAGGCCCAGCGAAAGGCCGAAGCCGCTCTTGAGGAGTACACGGCGCAGCTCGCCGAGGCTCGCAAGGAGGCCGGCGAGATCCGTGACGCCGCCCGCGAGGACGGCAAGAAGATCGTCGCCGAGGCCAAAGAGACGGCATCCGCCGAGGCCGCGCGCCTCACCGCCACCGCGCACACGCAGATCGAGGCGGAGCGCCAGTCGGCGCTCGTGTCGCTGCGCAGCGAGGTCGGCACCCTGGCGCTCGACCTGGCCGGCGGGGTCATCGGCGAGTCGCTGACCGACGACGCCAAGGCGAAGGGCGTCGTGGACCGCTTCCTCGCCGACCTCGAGAAGGCGAAGTAA
- a CDS encoding F0F1 ATP synthase subunit delta has protein sequence MGSATTQALATTTAELTTANVGDLAVARELFSAAREIADSAQLSGALSSWGAPAEARAQVAKVVFAGYSPVAVQLLTSAVSQRWSSTTDLISGIEELAIRAAAIGSPATDVEGELFQIARLVAANPELELALGSRLGDAAAKGELIEKLLGGRAGEATVLIASQLVQQPRERRVRFLLNRALQLVADQRGKKVATVRVAGPLDAAQQERLAGALSTRYGADVTVNVVVDPEVLGGMRVEIGDDVIDGTVSSRINDLRQRLAG, from the coding sequence ATGGGCAGCGCGACCACTCAGGCACTGGCGACGACCACGGCGGAGCTGACGACGGCGAACGTGGGGGACCTCGCGGTCGCTCGCGAGCTGTTCTCGGCCGCGCGCGAGATCGCCGACTCGGCGCAGCTGAGCGGCGCGCTCTCCTCGTGGGGTGCGCCCGCAGAGGCGCGGGCACAGGTCGCCAAGGTCGTCTTCGCCGGGTACAGCCCCGTCGCGGTCCAGCTGCTGACCTCGGCCGTCTCGCAGCGCTGGTCGTCCACGACGGATCTGATCTCCGGCATCGAGGAACTCGCGATCCGCGCCGCTGCGATCGGCTCACCCGCGACCGACGTCGAGGGCGAGCTGTTCCAGATCGCCCGCCTGGTTGCGGCGAACCCGGAGCTCGAGCTCGCGCTCGGCAGCCGCCTGGGCGATGCCGCTGCGAAGGGCGAGCTCATCGAGAAGCTCCTCGGCGGACGCGCGGGTGAGGCGACGGTGCTCATCGCGTCCCAGCTCGTGCAGCAGCCCCGGGAGCGCCGCGTGCGCTTCCTTCTGAACCGCGCGCTGCAGCTGGTCGCCGATCAGCGTGGCAAGAAGGTCGCGACCGTGCGGGTGGCGGGCCCGCTGGATGCCGCGCAGCAGGAGCGCCTCGCGGGCGCGCTCAGCACCCGATACGGCGCCGACGTCACGGTCAACGTGGTCGTCGATCCCGAGGTGCTCGGCGGTATGCGCGTGGAGATCGGTGACGACGTCATCGACGGCACCGTCTCCTCTCGAATCAACGACTTGCGCCAGCGCCTCGCTGGCTAG
- the atpA gene encoding F0F1 ATP synthase subunit alpha → MADLTISPDVIRDALKDFVAAYEPTGAAATEVGTVVDAADGIAHVEGLPGVMANELVRFENGVEGLALNLDENEIGVVVLGEFSGIEAGQKVTRTGEVLSVAVGDGYLGRVVDPLGNPIDGLGEIATEGRRALELQAPGVMQRKSVHEPMQTGIKAIDAMIPVGRGQRQLIIGDRQTGKTAIAIDTIINQKANWESGDVNKQVRCIYVAIGQKGSTIASVKGALEDAGAMEYTTIVAAPASDPAGFKYLAPYTGSAIGQHWMYGGKHVLIIFDDLSKQAEAYRAVSLLLRRPPGREAYPGDVFYLHSRLLERCAKLSDELGAGSMTGLPIIETKANDVSAYIPTNVISITDGQIFLQSDLFNANQRPAVDVGISVSRVGGDAQVKSIKKVSGTLKLELAQYRSLEAFAMFASDLDAASRRQLERGARLTELLKQPQYDPYPVEEQVVSIWAGTNGKLDTIAVEDVLRFERDLLDYLKRNTTILDTLRDTNVLDDATVAELTKVTDEFILEFQGGKGQAINKPGHEEVAAAHEEDVNQEQIVKGRRG, encoded by the coding sequence ATGGCAGATCTGACCATCAGCCCCGACGTCATCCGTGACGCGCTGAAAGACTTCGTCGCCGCTTACGAGCCCACCGGCGCCGCCGCCACCGAGGTCGGCACGGTCGTCGACGCCGCCGACGGCATCGCTCACGTCGAGGGTCTTCCCGGCGTCATGGCCAATGAGCTCGTGCGATTCGAGAACGGCGTCGAGGGTCTGGCGCTGAACCTGGACGAGAACGAGATCGGTGTCGTCGTCCTCGGCGAGTTCTCCGGCATCGAGGCAGGCCAGAAGGTCACCCGCACCGGCGAGGTTCTCTCCGTCGCCGTCGGCGATGGCTACCTCGGGCGCGTCGTCGACCCGCTGGGCAACCCCATCGACGGCCTCGGCGAGATCGCGACCGAGGGCCGCCGTGCCCTCGAGCTGCAGGCCCCCGGCGTCATGCAGCGTAAGAGCGTGCACGAGCCCATGCAGACCGGCATCAAGGCCATCGACGCGATGATCCCCGTCGGACGTGGCCAGCGTCAGCTGATCATCGGCGACCGCCAGACCGGCAAGACCGCGATCGCGATCGACACGATCATCAACCAGAAGGCCAACTGGGAGTCGGGCGACGTCAACAAGCAGGTGCGCTGCATCTACGTCGCGATCGGTCAGAAGGGCTCGACGATCGCCTCCGTCAAGGGAGCGCTCGAGGATGCCGGCGCGATGGAGTACACGACGATCGTCGCGGCCCCGGCATCCGACCCGGCCGGCTTCAAGTACCTCGCCCCGTACACCGGCTCGGCCATCGGTCAGCACTGGATGTACGGCGGCAAGCACGTCCTGATCATCTTCGACGACCTGTCGAAGCAGGCCGAGGCCTACCGTGCCGTGTCGCTGCTGCTGCGCCGCCCGCCGGGCCGCGAGGCGTACCCCGGTGACGTCTTCTACCTCCACTCGCGTCTGCTGGAGCGTTGCGCCAAGCTGAGCGACGAGCTGGGCGCGGGATCGATGACGGGTCTGCCCATCATCGAGACCAAGGCCAACGACGTCTCGGCGTACATCCCGACCAACGTGATCTCCATCACGGACGGCCAGATCTTCCTGCAGTCCGACCTGTTCAACGCCAACCAGCGCCCCGCGGTCGACGTGGGTATCTCGGTCTCTCGCGTCGGCGGTGACGCCCAGGTCAAGTCGATCAAGAAGGTCTCCGGAACGCTCAAGCTCGAGCTGGCCCAGTACCGCTCGCTCGAGGCGTTCGCGATGTTCGCCTCCGACCTGGACGCGGCCTCGCGCCGCCAGCTCGAGCGTGGTGCCCGTCTGACCGAGCTGCTCAAGCAGCCCCAGTACGACCCGTACCCCGTCGAGGAGCAGGTCGTGTCGATCTGGGCCGGCACCAACGGCAAGCTCGACACGATCGCGGTCGAGGATGTGCTCCGTTTCGAGCGCGACCTTCTCGACTACCTCAAGCGCAACACGACCATCCTGGACACGCTGCGTGACACCAACGTGCTCGACGACGCCACCGTCGCAGAGCTCACCAAGGTCACCGACGAGTTCATCCTGGAGTTCCAGGGCGGCAAGGGCCAGGCGATCAACAAGCCGGGTCACGAAGAGGTCGCCGCCGCGCACGAGGAGGACGTGAACCAGGAGCAGATCGTCAAGGGTCGTCGCGGCTGA
- a CDS encoding F0F1 ATP synthase subunit gamma, with translation MGAQLRVYKQKIASAQTTKKITKAMELIAASRIQKAMARVRASSPFARAVTRAVSAVATHSNVQHPLTTERETIRRSAVVIFASDRGLAGAFNSQILREGLQLGELLRSQGKEVEYFLVGRKAVGYFQFRRMASAGEWVGDTDTPHFNTAEQIAGALLDAYDRGGQEQGGVDEIHLVFNRFVSMMTQEPQTVRLLPLEVVEADEVVESAGASSQVYPLYEFEPSPEVVLDALLPVYVQSRVFNALLQSSAAKHAATQKAMKSASDNADKLITDYTRLRNNARQAEITQQIAEIVGGADALASGK, from the coding sequence ATGGGAGCACAACTCAGGGTCTACAAGCAGAAGATCGCTTCTGCTCAGACGACCAAGAAGATCACGAAGGCGATGGAGCTCATCGCGGCTTCGCGCATCCAGAAGGCGATGGCGCGCGTGCGCGCATCCTCGCCCTTCGCGCGGGCCGTGACGCGAGCCGTCTCCGCCGTGGCGACGCATTCGAACGTGCAGCACCCGCTGACGACCGAGCGCGAGACGATCCGCCGGTCGGCGGTCGTCATCTTCGCCTCGGACCGGGGCCTGGCGGGCGCGTTCAACTCGCAGATCCTGCGCGAGGGGCTGCAGCTCGGCGAGCTGCTGCGTTCGCAGGGCAAGGAGGTCGAGTACTTCCTCGTCGGGCGCAAGGCAGTGGGCTACTTCCAGTTCCGTCGGATGGCATCGGCAGGGGAGTGGGTGGGTGACACCGACACGCCGCACTTCAACACGGCGGAGCAGATCGCCGGCGCCCTTCTGGACGCCTACGACCGCGGTGGCCAGGAGCAGGGCGGCGTCGACGAGATCCACCTCGTGTTCAACCGCTTCGTCAGCATGATGACGCAGGAGCCGCAGACCGTGCGTCTGCTGCCCCTGGAAGTCGTCGAGGCCGACGAGGTCGTCGAGTCCGCCGGAGCGAGCAGTCAGGTCTATCCGCTGTACGAGTTCGAGCCCAGCCCCGAGGTCGTGCTCGATGCGCTGCTGCCGGTGTACGTGCAGAGCCGCGTGTTCAACGCGCTTCTGCAGTCGTCGGCCGCGAAGCACGCTGCGACCCAGAAGGCGATGAAGAGCGCCAGCGACAACGCCGACAAGCTCATCACCGACTACACCCGCCTGCGCAACAACGCGCGTCAGGCCGAGATCACTCAGCAGATCGCCGAGATCGTCGGCGGCGCCGACGCGCTGGCGTCCGGCAAGTAA